In a single window of the Thermoanaerobaculia bacterium genome:
- a CDS encoding protein kinase has product MGEVYRARDRVLGREVAVKVLTGRLAGDPAFRGRFEREARAVAALTHPNILSIHDYGVDGDVCFAVTELLEGCPLRELLGGRLPWRRTVEIGREIAAGLAVTHARGIIHRDLKPENVFVTSDGRVKILDFGLARQDTVSGGENETAAVTADMMTATGVVMGTVGYMSPEQIRGARAGAASDLFSLGCILYEMLSGRPPFRGRSASDTVAATLRDEPPPLAALSPGLPAAVGAAVARCLEKDPERRSVSAAGLAALLSDALRGSAGESEAETAVGPAPARSDELPAPSFPVPAAPRSVAVLPLRNVTREPESDYLTDGIAESLIDALSRLGGLRVMARTTVFRLGADADPRKIAADLGVSAVLTGRLAQRGGDLDVGFELVDAAGGWRIWGEEFRTGPDRLRETERKIVAAVAGALGVAAPAAASPSSSPAASRAAYLLDLKGRYNWNKSTVPSIRKAIEFFEQAIEEDPTDAAAYAGLSDCYAALGMDRYGAMSPRESLPRARAAARQALEIDEGLDEAHVSLGYASLLDLDWAGAEREFRRALEINPERARTRHFYGFFLATQARFSESEEQFRRALELDPLSLLIHADYGWSLYCARQYGRAREQLEKTIEIDAAFPQSYLWLALVGLEAGPPGKAVAAAEKGAELTGGSSTMLGILALAHARGGDADAARAVVARIDADREAGKYVTDVVMVCRDLALGDHDSALTWLEHSYEHRASYCVALKVYAFLDPLRGDPRFAELLRKSGLDG; this is encoded by the coding sequence ATGGGCGAGGTCTATCGGGCCCGGGACCGCGTCCTCGGCCGCGAAGTCGCCGTCAAGGTCCTGACCGGCCGCCTCGCCGGGGACCCCGCGTTTCGCGGCCGCTTCGAGAGGGAGGCCCGGGCCGTCGCCGCGCTCACCCACCCGAACATCCTCTCGATCCACGACTACGGCGTCGACGGAGACGTCTGCTTCGCCGTGACCGAGCTGCTCGAGGGATGTCCCCTGCGCGAGCTTCTCGGCGGCCGGCTTCCATGGCGGCGGACCGTCGAGATCGGGCGGGAGATCGCCGCCGGGCTCGCCGTCACGCACGCCCGCGGGATCATCCACCGGGATCTCAAGCCCGAAAACGTCTTCGTGACCTCCGACGGCCGCGTGAAGATCCTCGATTTCGGGCTCGCGCGGCAGGACACGGTTTCCGGCGGGGAGAACGAGACCGCGGCCGTCACGGCCGACATGATGACGGCGACGGGCGTCGTGATGGGGACCGTCGGCTACATGTCGCCCGAGCAGATCCGCGGCGCCCGCGCGGGAGCCGCGAGCGATCTTTTCTCTCTCGGCTGCATCCTGTACGAAATGCTTTCGGGAAGGCCCCCCTTTCGCGGCCGATCGGCGTCGGACACGGTCGCCGCGACGCTCCGCGACGAGCCCCCGCCTCTCGCGGCGCTCTCGCCCGGACTTCCCGCCGCCGTCGGCGCCGCCGTCGCGCGCTGCCTGGAAAAGGATCCCGAGCGGCGCTCCGTCTCGGCGGCCGGGCTCGCCGCGCTCCTGTCCGATGCGCTGCGCGGATCGGCCGGCGAGTCCGAGGCGGAGACGGCGGTCGGGCCGGCCCCGGCGCGGTCCGACGAACTTCCTGCACCTTCTTTCCCGGTCCCGGCCGCGCCGCGCTCGGTCGCCGTGCTTCCGCTCCGCAACGTCACGCGCGAACCGGAATCCGACTACCTGACCGATGGAATCGCGGAGAGCCTGATCGACGCGCTCTCGCGCCTCGGGGGCCTGAGAGTGATGGCGCGGACGACCGTCTTTCGTCTGGGCGCCGACGCCGATCCGCGAAAGATCGCCGCCGATCTCGGGGTCTCCGCCGTCCTGACCGGCCGCCTTGCGCAGCGCGGCGGCGATCTCGACGTCGGATTCGAGCTCGTGGACGCGGCGGGCGGATGGCGCATCTGGGGCGAGGAATTCCGGACGGGGCCGGACCGCCTTCGCGAGACCGAGCGCAAGATCGTGGCGGCGGTGGCCGGCGCGCTCGGCGTCGCCGCGCCCGCCGCGGCCTCTCCTTCGTCGAGCCCCGCAGCTTCCCGGGCCGCCTACCTCCTGGATCTCAAGGGCCGCTACAACTGGAACAAGAGCACGGTGCCGAGCATCCGGAAGGCGATCGAGTTCTTCGAGCAGGCGATCGAGGAGGACCCGACCGACGCGGCCGCCTACGCCGGGCTGTCGGACTGCTACGCCGCGCTCGGCATGGACCGGTACGGCGCGATGTCCCCGCGCGAGTCGCTCCCGCGCGCCAGGGCGGCCGCGCGCCAGGCGCTCGAGATCGACGAAGGCCTGGACGAGGCCCACGTTTCGCTCGGCTACGCGTCGCTCCTCGATCTCGACTGGGCGGGGGCCGAACGCGAGTTCCGCCGCGCCCTCGAGATCAATCCCGAGCGGGCGCGCACCCGCCACTTCTACGGTTTCTTCCTCGCGACGCAGGCGAGGTTTTCGGAATCGGAGGAACAGTTCCGCCGGGCGCTGGAGCTCGACCCGCTGTCGCTCCTGATCCACGCGGACTACGGCTGGAGTCTCTACTGCGCCCGGCAGTACGGCCGCGCGCGCGAGCAGCTCGAGAAGACCATCGAGATCGACGCCGCGTTCCCGCAGAGCTACCTGTGGCTCGCCCTCGTCGGGCTCGAGGCGGGCCCTCCCGGGAAGGCCGTCGCGGCCGCGGAAAAAGGCGCCGAGCTCACCGGCGGCAGCTCGACGATGCTCGGCATCCTGGCGCTGGCGCACGCGCGAGGGGGCGACGCCGACGCGGCCCGCGCCGTCGTCGCCCGGATCGACGCGGACCGCGAGGCGGGGAAGTACGTCACCGACGTCGTGATGGTCTGCCGGGATCTCGCGCTCGGCGACCACGATTCGGCCCTGACGTGGCTCGAGCACTCGTACGAGCACCGGGCGAGCTACTGCGTCGCGCTCAAGGTCTACGCGTTCCTCGATCCCCTGCGCGGCGATCCGCGGTTCGCGGAGCTGCTCCGGAAGAGCGGCCTGGACGGGTGA
- a CDS encoding sigma-70 family RNA polymerase sigma factor, whose protein sequence is MSVFPDPDSFRTFVEKNFSALASFARSVLGNDLDAEDIAQDALVLLYRRRAGLRPEGSPRAYLYRITLRLCLARRRREARREAISTLFAPLLRQEVPPASEPVDSWFRSLTVRQAAIAHLYFAEDFDAGEIAERLRIAPSTVRVQLKRIRSRLRRLHGAGPASERCSDVP, encoded by the coding sequence ATGAGCGTTTTCCCCGATCCCGACTCGTTCCGAACTTTCGTCGAGAAGAACTTCAGCGCGCTCGCTTCCTTCGCGCGAAGCGTCCTGGGAAACGACCTGGATGCCGAAGACATCGCCCAGGACGCGCTCGTGCTCCTCTATCGCCGGCGCGCCGGGCTTCGTCCGGAGGGTTCTCCGCGCGCCTATCTCTACAGGATCACCTTGCGGCTCTGCCTGGCCCGCCGGCGCCGGGAGGCGCGGCGCGAGGCGATCTCGACCCTTTTCGCTCCGCTCCTGAGGCAGGAAGTCCCGCCCGCCTCCGAGCCCGTCGACTCGTGGTTTCGATCGCTGACCGTCCGCCAGGCCGCGATCGCGCACCTGTATTTTGCCGAAGACTTCGATGCCGGCGAAATCGCCGAGCGTCTCCGCATCGCGCCTTCGACCGTCCGCGTCCAGCTGAAGCGCATCCGTTCCCGACTCCGTCGGCTCCACGGGGCGGGCCCCGCTTCCGAGAGGTGTTCCGATGTTCCATGA